Proteins found in one Clostridium butyricum genomic segment:
- a CDS encoding TVP38/TMEM64 family protein, whose protein sequence is MNKLKNNHKNILIFSILTLFNIIMINCYFKIEEIYLNNIMISGYTILILMYILAHFKRFYGLEKVIRIINIGMTVVSLIVYISNSFLINNNFSFEHILESYGNKAIFIYFIVSFLQPIILPLPEPVTIIAGSSVLGMFNGAFFGFLGTLLGIITMYFFVRVTGTKFIDKFINNQYIERFNKYIKRNELIVVLLLFILPILPDEAICIGAGLTNINPYKFISIAMIAKLLTSFSLSYSFSIIKPNIMACIIILILILLMRKMFTFIKNKSIFRAN, encoded by the coding sequence ATGAATAAACTAAAAAATAATCATAAAAATATTTTAATCTTTAGTATATTAACATTATTTAATATTATTATGATAAATTGTTATTTTAAAATTGAAGAAATATATTTGAATAATATAATGATTAGTGGATATACAATTTTAATATTAATGTATATATTGGCACACTTTAAAAGATTTTATGGTTTAGAAAAGGTTATAAGAATTATTAATATAGGCATGACAGTAGTTAGTTTAATTGTTTATATATCAAATTCATTTCTTATAAATAATAATTTTAGCTTTGAGCACATTCTAGAATCATATGGTAATAAAGCGATATTTATATATTTTATTGTTAGCTTTTTACAACCAATAATATTACCATTACCTGAACCAGTAACTATAATAGCTGGAAGTTCAGTTCTAGGAATGTTTAATGGTGCGTTTTTTGGTTTTTTAGGAACATTACTTGGCATAATAACCATGTATTTTTTTGTTAGAGTAACAGGTACTAAATTTATAGATAAATTTATAAACAATCAATATATAGAGCGTTTTAATAAATATATAAAAAGAAATGAGCTTATAGTAGTACTATTGTTATTTATTTTACCAATACTTCCAGATGAAGCAATATGTATAGGTGCAGGACTTACTAATATTAATCCATATAAATTTATAAGTATAGCAATGATTGCAAAATTGTTAACCTCTTTTAGCTTATCATACTCATTTAGTATAATAAAACCCAATATTATGGCATGTATAATAATATTAATTTTGATATTATTAATGAGAAAAATGTTTACTTTTATAAAAAACAAAAGTATTTTTAGAGCAAATTAA
- the fliB gene encoding flagellin lysine-N-methylase encodes MYNKMKVACPTYFKKFSCIGGKCENTCCKAWDIEIDKNTFEQYNAITDENAKLMLKKNIQVNEECISSDLDYGLIKLDHEEMCPFLDKNKYCTIYSTLGEEYLSNICTHFPRIMNKVDNNYEISLDVACYEAAKLILGEKEEIKFELIQKEFIKYIINDEYNTNSKKYRNTPIKYFKEIRIFSIKIMQNRKFDISQRLYILGAFIEGLEKISAYDCNGIPMFIKDFDMDSAAMVYVRDRNDYIFQVEFFQNIVNSYNMSEDNTGNTLKEFKDVLINGFDVKYSNISREDKKKYINAFNKYDREITEKYGYIFENYIVNFIYNYLFPFSESEDMFEGYLMLVLRYSFIRFYLFGIYINNIMDTDSEEHIIKFISIFGRSIEHDKNYLPNMEDYIEKNKYCNMTFAKKIL; translated from the coding sequence ATGTATAATAAAATGAAAGTAGCATGTCCAACATATTTTAAGAAGTTTAGCTGTATTGGAGGAAAATGTGAAAATACATGTTGCAAAGCATGGGATATAGAAATTGATAAAAATACTTTTGAACAATACAACGCTATTACAGATGAAAATGCAAAGCTTATGCTTAAGAAAAATATACAAGTAAATGAAGAATGTATAAGCAGTGATCTTGATTATGGATTAATAAAGCTTGATCATGAGGAAATGTGTCCTTTTTTAGATAAAAATAAATATTGCACTATTTATTCAACCCTTGGCGAAGAGTATCTGTCAAATATCTGTACACATTTTCCAAGAATTATGAATAAGGTTGATAATAATTATGAAATATCATTAGACGTAGCTTGCTATGAAGCTGCTAAGCTTATACTTGGGGAAAAAGAAGAAATTAAATTTGAATTGATTCAAAAAGAATTTATAAAATATATAATAAATGATGAATATAATACAAATTCAAAAAAATATAGAAATACACCTATAAAGTATTTTAAAGAAATAAGAATATTTTCCATAAAGATAATGCAAAATAGAAAATTTGATATTAGCCAGAGATTATATATTCTTGGTGCATTTATTGAGGGCTTAGAAAAAATATCAGCTTATGATTGTAATGGAATTCCAATGTTTATTAAAGATTTTGATATGGATAGTGCTGCTATGGTCTATGTGAGAGATAGAAATGATTACATTTTTCAAGTTGAGTTTTTTCAAAATATAGTCAATTCTTATAATATGAGTGAAGATAACACAGGAAATACTTTAAAAGAATTTAAAGATGTGCTAATTAATGGATTTGATGTTAAATATAGTAATATTTCAAGGGAAGATAAGAAAAAATACATCAATGCATTTAATAAATATGATAGGGAAATAACAGAGAAGTATGGATATATTTTCGAAAACTATATAGTTAACTTTATATATAACTATTTATTCCCATTTTCAGAAAGTGAAGACATGTTTGAAGGATATCTAATGCTTGTTTTAAGATATTCATTTATACGCTTTTATCTTTTTGGGATATATATTAATAATATTATGGATACAGATAGTGAAGAACATATTATAAAATTTATTTCCATCTTTGGTAGATCTATTGAACATGATAAAAATTATCTTCCAAATATGGAAGATTACATTGAAAAAAATAAGTATTGTAATATGACTTTTGCAAAAAAGATTTTATAA
- a CDS encoding transglutaminase domain-containing protein produces MVRKSIKFLALTLFLITLNIQSAHASVSDINSIEDNIYNHLKNWDTEFEIPYFNYDVIDIIRKSAAKDDYLSKSLIGLRVKGYGNNSEVSVEYRTTKSEEDYIDNEIKTTSNAITNSNMSDYEKVKAVNDYLVNRYDYDDTLQSNNSYLALTTGRTTCQGYAMTAYKMFNMVGIENRIVIGSINGVPHAWNEVNVDGKWYNIDITNDDYVGSYKYFLKSDATFMSSGFEKNSETEYQPCSEDYVIS; encoded by the coding sequence ATGGTAAGAAAAAGTATAAAATTTTTAGCGTTAACATTATTTCTAATAACTTTAAATATTCAATCAGCACATGCATCAGTTTCAGATATAAATAGTATCGAAGATAACATTTATAATCATCTAAAAAACTGGGATACAGAGTTTGAAATACCTTATTTTAATTATGATGTAATAGATATTATAAGAAAGTCAGCTGCAAAGGATGATTATTTAAGTAAATCACTTATTGGATTAAGAGTAAAAGGATATGGAAATAATTCAGAAGTAAGTGTAGAATATAGAACAACGAAATCCGAAGAAGACTATATTGATAACGAAATAAAAACTACATCAAACGCTATTACAAATTCTAATATGAGTGATTATGAAAAGGTTAAGGCTGTAAATGATTATTTAGTAAATAGATATGATTATGATGATACATTACAATCAAATAATTCATATTTAGCTTTAACAACAGGTAGGACAACATGTCAGGGATATGCCATGACAGCATATAAAATGTTTAATATGGTAGGCATTGAAAATAGAATTGTTATAGGTTCAATTAATGGGGTCCCACATGCTTGGAATGAAGTAAATGTAGATGGCAAGTGGTATAATATTGATATTACTAATGATGATTACGTTGGAAGTTATAAATACTTTTTAAAGAGTGATGCAACATTTATGAGTAGTGGTTTTGAGAAAAACTCTGAGACAGAATATCAACCTTGTAGTGAAGATTATGTAATATCATAG